In Thioalkalivibrio paradoxus ARh 1, the following are encoded in one genomic region:
- the ubiK gene encoding ubiquinone biosynthesis accessory factor UbiK, whose translation MIDPKKLDEMARRIGAGLPESVRAFQKDVERQVRSTLHQGFERMDLVTREDFDVQAALLERTRARLRELEDRIAALEGQAPVDDRGGSDIT comes from the coding sequence ATGATCGACCCGAAGAAGCTGGACGAGATGGCGCGGCGCATTGGCGCTGGCCTGCCGGAATCGGTCCGCGCATTCCAGAAAGACGTGGAACGGCAGGTCCGCTCGACGCTGCACCAGGGTTTCGAGCGCATGGACCTGGTAACGCGCGAGGACTTCGACGTGCAGGCCGCACTCCTCGAACGGACCCGGGCGCGCCTGCGCGAACTGGAAGACAGGATCGCCGCACTCGAAGGCCAGGCGCCGGTCGACGACCGCGGCGGCTCGGACATTACCTGA
- a CDS encoding YifB family Mg chelatase-like AAA ATPase, which yields MPIAMVNARAVDGIQAPLVRIETHLANGLPGFQIVGLPEAAVRESRDRVRAAIQTSGFEFPRRRITVNLAPADLPKDGGRFDLGIALGILAASAQVPQSALDPREFLGELGLDGRLRAVGGTLPASLAARDSERQLVLGRDDGPEAALASGADVVIADHLLEVCAALNGKAQLPAAEPPGLQPVSAPDLADVRGQHQARRALEIAAAGGHHLLMIGPPGSGKSMLASRIPGILPPMTEAEALETAAIHSLRGSDHLHHNWRCRPFRSPHHTASGVALVGGGPNPRPGEISLAHNGVLFLDELTEFDRRVLDVLREPLETGVIHISRAARHAQYPARFQLVAAMNPCPQGFDCDLAERCQCSPEQRARHRRRLSAPLIDRIDLAVEVPRLPTTALQPVPGEDEASASVAERVRAAHERQRRRQEGRLNSQLSGRELEVHAPLEPGERVLLERAVDKFRLSARAYHRILRVARSIADLADSETIRADHLAEALGFRALDRWRID from the coding sequence ATGCCCATCGCAATGGTCAACGCCCGTGCCGTCGACGGAATCCAGGCCCCGCTGGTGCGCATCGAGACACACCTCGCGAACGGGCTGCCCGGGTTCCAGATCGTCGGCCTGCCCGAGGCTGCGGTGCGCGAAAGCCGCGACCGTGTTCGTGCCGCGATCCAGACCAGCGGCTTCGAATTCCCGCGCCGGCGCATCACGGTGAACCTCGCGCCCGCCGACCTGCCGAAGGACGGCGGGCGCTTCGACCTCGGCATCGCACTGGGGATTCTCGCGGCCAGCGCCCAGGTTCCCCAGTCCGCGCTGGATCCGCGGGAGTTTCTCGGTGAACTCGGGCTCGACGGTCGGCTACGCGCGGTCGGGGGCACGCTGCCGGCAAGCCTGGCAGCCCGCGACAGCGAGCGCCAGCTGGTACTGGGGCGCGACGACGGCCCGGAGGCCGCACTGGCCAGCGGTGCCGACGTGGTCATCGCCGATCACCTGCTCGAGGTCTGCGCTGCGCTGAACGGCAAGGCCCAGTTGCCTGCCGCGGAGCCGCCCGGCCTGCAGCCGGTATCCGCCCCCGATCTGGCCGATGTGCGCGGGCAGCACCAGGCACGGCGGGCACTCGAAATCGCTGCCGCCGGCGGGCATCACCTGCTGATGATCGGCCCTCCTGGAAGCGGAAAGTCGATGCTCGCCTCACGCATTCCGGGAATCCTGCCGCCGATGACCGAGGCAGAGGCGCTGGAAACCGCCGCGATTCACAGCCTGCGCGGCTCCGACCATCTGCACCACAACTGGCGCTGCCGCCCGTTCCGCTCGCCACATCACACCGCATCCGGGGTGGCGCTGGTGGGCGGCGGCCCGAACCCGCGGCCGGGCGAGATCTCGCTGGCGCACAACGGCGTGCTGTTCCTCGACGAACTCACCGAATTCGACCGCAGGGTGCTCGACGTGCTGCGCGAACCGCTGGAGACAGGCGTGATCCATATCTCCCGGGCCGCACGCCACGCCCAATACCCGGCACGGTTCCAGCTGGTGGCCGCGATGAACCCCTGCCCCCAGGGCTTCGACTGCGACCTGGCCGAACGTTGCCAGTGTTCCCCCGAACAGCGCGCACGACACCGCCGCCGGCTGTCGGCCCCGCTCATCGACCGCATCGATCTGGCGGTCGAGGTGCCGCGCCTGCCGACCACGGCATTGCAGCCGGTTCCCGGAGAGGACGAAGCGTCGGCCAGCGTCGCCGAGCGCGTCCGTGCCGCGCATGAGCGCCAGCGCCGACGCCAGGAGGGCCGGCTCAACAGTCAGTTAAGCGGAAGGGAACTGGAGGTGCATGCCCCATTGGAGCCGGGCGAACGCGTGCTGCTCGAGCGGGCGGTCGACAAGTTCCGGTTGTCCGCGCGCGCCTACCATCGGATCCTCCGAGTCGCACGCAGCATCGCCGACCTGGCCGACAGCGAGACGATCCGCGCAGACCACTTGGCCGAAGCCCTGGGCTTCCGTGCCCTGGACCGGTGGCGGATCGATTGA
- a CDS encoding c-type cytochrome, whose translation MERGQERYATCVSCHGAEGEGSGIFPKIAGQSAEYIAERLSQYRAGETVGPNTPLMAPHASALSDEAIADLAVYVATLGEPADDPAVEDEAAVEDEPAPEAEPVAAGDAERGQQRYATCVSCHGPEGQGMGIFPKIAGQSAEYIAERLSQYRAGETVGPNTPLMAPHASALSDEAIADLAAYVASF comes from the coding sequence GTGGAGCGCGGCCAGGAGCGGTATGCGACCTGCGTGAGCTGCCACGGAGCCGAGGGCGAGGGCTCGGGCATTTTCCCGAAGATCGCCGGGCAGAGCGCGGAGTATATCGCCGAGCGTTTGTCGCAGTATCGCGCGGGCGAGACGGTGGGTCCGAACACGCCGCTGATGGCGCCGCACGCATCGGCCCTGTCCGACGAGGCGATTGCCGATTTGGCCGTCTACGTTGCGACCCTCGGCGAGCCGGCTGACGATCCCGCCGTCGAAGACGAAGCCGCTGTCGAAGATGAGCCCGCGCCCGAGGCCGAGCCTGTCGCGGCGGGCGACGCTGAACGTGGCCAGCAGCGGTATGCGACCTGCGTGAGCTGTCATGGTCCCGAAGGGCAGGGGATGGGCATCTTCCCGAAGATCGCCGGGCAGAGTGCGGAGTACATCGCCGAGCGTTTGTCGCAGTATCGCGCGGGTGAGACGGTGGGTCCGAACACGCCGCTGATGGCGCCGCACGCATCGGCATTGTCCGACGAGGCGATCGCGGACCTCGCGGCGTACGTCGCTTCGTTCTGA